A genomic window from Candidatus Andeanibacterium colombiense includes:
- a CDS encoding heme-binding protein codes for MHRLTLAQANALTAAVHADALQRGLKPLSAVVLDPGANLIAFQRQDGAPQLGPKLATGKAAGALALGVTSRRLGEMAVERPHFIAAASGLGEGGMIPAAGGIIVCDAEGTVLGALGVSGDTSDNDEACAFAAIEAAGLVAKV; via the coding sequence ATGCACCGTCTTACCCTTGCCCAGGCCAATGCCCTGACCGCCGCCGTCCACGCCGATGCGCTTCAGCGCGGGCTCAAGCCGCTTTCGGCGGTGGTGCTCGATCCGGGCGCGAACCTCATCGCATTCCAGCGGCAGGACGGCGCGCCGCAACTCGGACCCAAGCTCGCGACCGGCAAGGCGGCCGGCGCGCTGGCGCTCGGCGTCACCAGCCGGCGGCTGGGCGAGATGGCGGTCGAACGGCCGCATTTCATCGCTGCCGCAAGCGGCCTTGGCGAAGGCGGGATGATCCCGGCCGCCGGGGGCATCATCGTATGCGATGCGGAGGGCACCGTACTCGGCGCACTCGGCGTCTCGGGCGACACCTCGGACAATGACGAAGCCTGTGCGTTTGCCGCAATCGAAGCCGCCGGGCTGGTGGCGAAGGTGTAG